The stretch of DNA TGCAGGACGTGCTGATGCTCAAGCAGATGCTGCAGAACTCCGAGGGCGACGAACGCCACAAACGCCTGGAGCAGCACAAGCTCGATGCCATGCTGGCGCTGTGCGAGGAAACCCGCTGCCGGCGCCAGACCCTGCTGGCCTATTTCGACGAAGACATGCCACAGCCATGCGGCCATTGCGACAACTGCGTCGACGGCGTGCAGACCTGGGATGCCACTGAGCCGGCGCGCCAGGCGCTGTCGGCGATCTATCGCACCGGCCAGCGGTATGGCGTCGGCCACCTGGTGGACGTGCTGCTGGGCAAGGACACGGAAAAGGTCCGCAGCTTCGGCCATCAGCATCTTTCCGTGTTCGGCGTGGGCAAGGCGCGCAGCGAAGGCGAATGGCGCTCGCTGTTCCGCCAACTGGTGGCCCGCGGCCTGGCCGACATCGATCTGGAAGGCTACGGCGGCCTGCGTCTGAGCGACAGCTGCCGGCCGCTGCTCAAGGGCGAGGTGAGCCTGGAGCTGCGCCGCGACATAAAGCCGCAGACCGCCGCCAAGAGCAGCACCAGCCAGGCCAGCCAACTGGTACGTGGCGAAGAGCGCGAACAGTGGGAAGCCTTGCGCGCCTTGCGGCGCAAGCTGGCGGAAGAACATGGCGTGCCGCCCTATGTCATTTTCCCCGATTCCACCCTGCTGGAAATGCTCCGCAGCCAGCCCGGCTCCCTGGCGGAAATGGCCCGGGTCAGCGGCGTCGGCGCGCGCAAGCTGGAGCGCTACGGCGAGGCATTCCTCGAAGTGTTGGGCGGCCAGGTGGAGGCGCCGAAAGTGGTGGCCGATATCCGCCACGAGCTGATTACCCTGGCCCGCGCCGGCATGACGCCACTGCAGATCGCTGGGCAATTGCAGTGCTCGGAAAAGAACGTTTACACGATGCTCGCCGAAGCCGTGGGCAAGCAGCAGTTGTCTCTGGAACAGGCGCTGGATCTGCCGGAAGACCTGCTCGGCGAGATTCAGGACGCCTTTCTCGATGGCGAAGGCGAGCTGCCCTCGGTGAGCGAAGTGGCCGAGCTGTTTGCCGGTCGCGTGCCGGAAGGCGTGCTGTATTGCGTGCGTGCGGCGCTGGAATCGGAATTCGAGATGTGAGTCCCACGGCGGCAAGATGTAACGATTCAGTTCATGCCAAACCTTGCCACTCGGCAACTGTCATGCTTAGCTGACTAATAATTAGTTTTTCTTAATTTTCAGTCTACTAACTCATGAGTTGTTTATGCCGTTAACCGATCAACACCGTTTTGGCATGCAGTTGGCGCAGATGTCCCGAGGCTGGCGCGCCGAACTGGATCGCCGTCTGGCCGGACTTGGCCTGTCCCAGGCCCGCTGGCTGGTGCTGCTGCACCTCGCCCGTTTCGATGAAGCCCCGACCCAGCGTGAACTTGCCCAGAGTGTCGGCGTCGAAGGACCTACCCTGGCGCGGCTGCTCGACAGCCTGGAAACCCAGGGTTTGGTGCAACGGCAGTCGGTGGTCGAGGATCGCCGGGCGAAGAAGATCGTTCTGTGCGCCCCGGCGCTGCCCTTGATCGAACAGATCGAAACCATCGCCACAGCCCTGCGCAGTGAATTGTTCGTCGGTGTCGATGAAGAGGATATGCGGGTATGCATGCGGGTTCATGCGCATATCCTGGCCAATCTGGAAAAGTCTTGAGGCATAACTAGCGCCGCGGATTTTTGAGCTACCGACACCGGCGGACTATAAGAAATACCAGGTCCACAGCGGCATGCGCAGCCAGCGTATCGCCGCTGTGGTCGCTTTCGGTCCTCAAAAAGGGTGCTCATGTTCCAGAGTCTGCTGGCCGCTCTGCGCGGTTTCGTCGGGTCGTCCTGGGTGGCGAAGAATCGTTCCTTGTTTCTTCTGCCGGTGCTGGCGGCCTTGTATTCGTCCCTGGCCTCGGCGGTGGGTCTGGGTGAAATCACCGTGCATTCGGCGCTGAACCAGCCGCTGGAGGCGGAGATCGCCCTGGTGCAGGCGCAAGGCCTGGAGGAGGGCGAGTTGTCGGTCAGCCTGGCGACGGCCGGCGAGTTCAAGCAGGCCGGTATCGAGCGCTTGCCGTTTCTCGAAGATTTGCGTTTTACCCAGGTTCTGCAGGGCGAGCGCAGGGTGATCCGGGTGGTGTCGAGCAAGCCGGTGAACGAGCCGTTCCTGGATTTCCTGCTGCAGGTGAACCAGGCCAATGGCCGGCAGTTGCGCGAGTACACGCTGCTGATCGATCCCCCGGGAAGCCCCGAGATAGTGCCGGTTCCGCTCAGGGAGGTAGCAAAACCCGAACCGGCGATTGCCACCCAGGCGCCATCTACGGCGGTCAAGGTGAGCGATCCTGCGGCCGGACAATTGGCGCAAGCCCTGCAGGCCAACCAGCAATTGCAGGACCAGGCCCAAGAGCTGCGCAACACACTGCAGCAGCGGGACGAACAACTGGCGCGCCAGCAGCAACAGCTGGTGGAGCTGCAACGTCAGTTGGCCGAAGCCCGGAGCAAGCCTGCCGATCATCCTGCCCCGGCGCCCGGGGCCGCGACACCCACCGCCGCCAGCCCACCCCAGCCAGCCGAACAGGCCCCGGAGACTGATGAAGGCTCGAATCCCTGGCTGATGCTTGCTGCCTTGCTGTTGACGGCCTGGCTGGTGGTGTTGGTCGTGCGTCGCCGTCGTCAGTCCGCCGCCGTACCGGAGGCACAGATGGCCCCCGAGAGTCGGCCCACACGAACGCTGGCCAGTGCTGTGACGACGGTGGCAGCCCAGGAGTCGTTCAGATCAACGCCCCCTGTCGCTCCGGTACAGCCCGTGGCAGGAGATCGGTTGGCTGATCGCGAGCCGTCGATCGATGTCGACTGGGACCTGATCGCACCTTCCGAGCCCTCCAGCGCTCCGGCGTCCCCTACCGCAGCACCGGCGCCATTCAATGCCGATTCGATCGTCTGGCGCCTTGAGGAGCCAGACGAACCGGGCTCCGGCACCCAGGCCGAAGCCGAGTCGAAGGCCAAGCCTCAGAACGTCTGGCCCAAGTTGAGGTAGACCGCTTTCTGGTTGTCGTCGTTGATGCCGTAACTGAAATTCAGCGGCCCCAGCGGCGTGTCGAAACCAAGGAAGATGCTGGCGGCGTTGATGTAGCCACTGTCGAACTCGTTGTCGTTGTTCCAGGCGCGCCCCCGCTCCAGGGAGCCGCCGATATACAGCGGGAAGTCCAGGGGCAGGTAGGAGCGGGGTGTCAGTCGCCGGTAGTAGACGCCCCGCATCAGGCTGACGTTCTGGCCCGAGAGCGCATCCTGGCGGAAACCCGACAGCTGGCGGGCGCCGCCAAGCACGAAGCTTGAGGTCACCACTTCGGCCTCATCCAGGGTCCGGCCATACCGACCGCCGAGGATAAAGGTGTTCGGGCCGCTGCTCAGGGCCTTGTCCAGCTTGAACTCCCACTGCCGGTAGCGCTTGTCCGAGCCCAGGCTGGGTTCGAACTGGCGCAGCGACAGGCCGATGTCCTCGCCCGCGTGGGGGAAGTAGACATTGTCCAGGGAGTCGAACGAGTAGCGCAGTTCGTAGTAGCCCTCGTTGAAGCTTTCGCTGGGCAGGTCCTGGTCGCCGACGCGGACATCGGCCTTGCCCCAGGCCTCGCCGACACCGAAGCGGATCTCGCCGCTGTTACCGATCTGGCGCCCGATATTGAGGCCGAAACCGTAGCGCTCCAGGCGGTATTCGGCGATCGGGTCGTTATCCAGCACGGCTTCGATGTTCTGCGACTCGATGCCGATGTAAGGCGCGATGAAGTAGCGCGAGCCGACATCCAATGGTTGATAGAACTCGCTGTAGAGCTCCTGCTGATCACCGATCTGCACCCGGGTCAGCCATTCGGCGCCGAGGCTGTTGATGCCGTTGACCCGGTAGCTGGCGCCCAGGTTGAAGGCGCTGTCGCCGCGCATGTCGTCGGACAGGTTCAGCCCCAGGCGCAGGTAGTCGGTGCCGCTGCGTTTGCCCCGGGCGTTGATCACCAGGGTGTGGTCATTGCCCTTGTGGACCACGCGGTATTGCACCTGCTCGAAGTAGTCCAGGCCATACAGCGTGCCCATGTCGGTCTGCAGCCGGCCCAGGTCCAGAGGCTCGCCGATGTGCTGGCGGATGTAGTAACGGATCACGTCGTCGCTGACCTTCGAATCGTTTTCCACCCGGATCGCAGTGATGATCGGGGTGCGTTGGCTGGGCGTGCGCGCGGCGCTGAGTTCGGCATCCATCGGTTCGGCCCGGCGCAGCGGTGCCAGGCGGGCGTCGAGGATGCGGGTGGCGCGGTAGCCGGCGTCGATCATTTCCTGGGCGCGGCCGAAGTCGGTGACCCCGAAGCTGGCCAAGGGCGGCTGGATCAGCACGTCATTCTTGTGCAGGGTCGCCAGTTGTTCCTCGGAGTTGCGCCGGGTCATCAGGGTGATCGACTGGTTCAGCACATCGACCACGGTCGCCAACTGCTGACGCGAGCGCAACGGGGTGCCGATGTCGACCACGATGGCGATGTCCACGCCCATGTCGCGGGCCACATCCAGCGGAATGTTGTCGGTCATGCCACCGTCCACCAGCAGCCGGCCATCCATTTCCACCGGGGCGAACACCGCCGGGATCGACATGCTGGCGCGAATCACCCGGGGCAGGTGGCCCTTGCGGAACACTACTTTCTCGCCGCTGGCGATGTCGGTGGCGACCGCGCGGAAGGGGATCGGCAGCTTGTCGAAGTCCCGGGTATCGCTGGCGTGGGCCAGCATGCTTTCCAGCAGCAGCGCCAGGTTCTGGCCCTGGATGACCCCCAGCGGCAGGCCGAGGCTGCCGTCGTCGCGGAAGCTGAGTTTCTGTTTCACCAGGAAGTCGCGGTCATCCTGCTTGCGACGAAACGGTATGTCTTCCCGGGGGGGCGCGTCGGACAGCGCCTGTTGCCAGTCGATGCTCAGGGCCAGTTTTTCCAGCTCGTCGATCTTGTAGCCCGAGGCGTACAGCCCGCCGATCACCGCGCCCATGCTGGTGCCGGCAATCGCATCGATCTTCACGCCTTGCTCCTCCAGGGCCTTGAGCACGCCGATATGCGCCAGGCCACGGGCGGCGCCGCCGGACAACACCAGGCCGATCTTCGGCCGTGGTGCTTCGGCGGCGTGCAAGAACACGGGGAGCAAACACAGGAGCAGGCAGGACAGCAAACGACGCATCATGGATCTCGGGGCGAGCGATAAAGGCGGCTATTATAACGACGCCCTTGAGCCCAGGAGTCGGCAGCACCATGTCAGAACGTAAACCCGAAGTGGTCATCACCTATTGCACCCAGTGCCAGTGGCTGCTGCGCGCCGCCTGGCTGGCCCAGGAACTGCTGAGCACCTTCAGCGACGACCTGGGCAAGGTGTCCCTGGAACCGGCTACCGGCGGCACGTTCCGCATTACCTGCGACGGCGTACAGATCTGGGAGCGCAAGGCCGATGGCGGTTTTCCCGAAGCCAAGGTGCTCAAGCAGCGGGTGCGCGACCAGATCGATCCGCAGCGCGACCTCGGCCACAACGACCGCACTCAGTGAGACGCGACTTCCGCCACTGGCGCTTTTTTGCTTGAGCCGGACAGGCTGCTGGAGACCACGATGGCGAGGATGATCAAGACGCCGCCGATCAGCATGCGCAGCGTCGGCGTCTCGTTGAACAGCAGCCAGGCCACGGTGATCCCGTAGACCGGCTCCAGGGCGAACACCACCGCCGCGGTACGGGCCTTGATCACCGCGAGGCTGGCGACGAACAGACTGTGGGCCAGGCCGGTGCAGAAGATGCCGAGCAGGCTGATCCACAACCAGTCGAGGGCCCGGACCTCGCTCAGCCCTGGGGCCGCCACCGGCAGCAAGCACAAGGCAACCACCACGTTCTGGCACAGCGCCGCCTGCACCGCCGGGATGCGCGCGGAACTGGCGCGATTGTTCAGTGACAGCAGGGCGAACAGCAGACCCGATCCCACGGCCCAGAGCAGCCCGCTGGTGGCTTCGCTGGCGAGGTCGAAGTCCGGCGTGACCAGCACCAGGCCGACGCTGACCAGGGCCACCAGGACGATCTCGTTGAGGCGGATCCGCTCACGAAAGATCAGCCCCTCAAGGATCACCGTGAAGGCCGGGAAGCTGGCGAAGCCCAGGGTGGCGATGGCCACGCCGGCGACTTTCACCGCGATGAAGAAACTCACCCAGTGCCCGGCCAGCAGCAGGCCGCTGAGCAACAGGCGCCACCCGTCCGTGGCCTGCAGCCGTTGCCAGCGGATGCTGCTGGCGCAGCGGGCGAAAAACGCCAGGGCGAGCACCGCGAACGCCGCGCGACCAAAGACGATGATGGCCGGCGAAGCGGCGGCGAGTTTGCCGAATACACCGGTGAGGCCGAACATCAATGCGCCGATATGCAGGGCGCCAAGGGCAGTACGCGGAGTCATTTCAATCCTTCAAAACGGTTGAGCGGAGCGGTGCCAGTCTAAAAGCCTGGGCAGGACCCGGTCTGTCGCGATCCTCGCGTTTTTTGTCGACAGCCTAGCGCTGACCTGTCGCGCGCCGCAGCTTGCCGGGGGAGACGCCGAACTCGCGCAGCACCGCGGCGGCGAAGGCGCTCTGGGAGCTGTAGCCGACGCGGCTGGCGATTTCGCCGATGGGCAGTGCCGAATCGCGCAACAGCCCGGCGGCCATGTGCAGGCGCCGGCTGCGGATGTAGTCCATCGGCGTCTGCCCGCATTCGGCGACAAACCGCGCATGCAGGCGAGCGCTGGACAGTCCGGCGATTTGCGCCAGGTCGGCCACTTGCAGCGGATGGGCGGCGTGTTTATCGATATGGGCATTCAAGGCCGCATAGGGCAGGCGTCGGCCGCCGACACTGGCGGGGCTGGCCTGGTTGAGGCTGGCCAGCAACAGCACGGCGCCTTGCTGGGCAATCAGCGGGTCGTTGACCGGGCTGCCGGCGAGCCAGTTGACCAGCTGGCTCTGCGCCGTATCCAGGGGCAGGCGCCCAGGGTTGTCGAGCAGGCGGCGACTGGCATCGGCGTGATCGCCCAGCGACTGCAGCAGCCAATGTTCGTCGGGCACGTCGAGCACCAGGCAGCGACTGCCGTTGGGGCTGCCGCAGGCATGATGGGCGCCGGAAGGCACCACCACGAAGCTCTGCTGGACCACCTGGCTGCCCTGGCCGTCGACCTCGAAGTCGAGCTGGCCCGACAGGCCGAACACCAGTTGCGCGTGTTCGTGGCTGTGGACGATCAGGTCGTGGCTGTATTGGCGTAGCGTGAGGATCGGTCTCATCGCAGTCTCCTTGGCAGAACGGCAGTCTACACCGGCGGCCCGGGCTTCAGCGTTGTCATCGGACTGCCGTATTTCTGTCACAGGCGATTAATCGCTGGGGCGCAAGCTCGCAGAAAATGCAGGAGCGTGCCCATGACCAGTGCCGAACTCGCCAGACCCAGCCGTAAACAACGCGTGCGCACCCTGTGGATTTCCGATGTGCATCTGGGCACCCGGGACTGCCAGGCGGAGCATCTGTCGCAGTTCCTCAAGGGCTATCACGCCGACCGGATCTACCTGGTCGGCGACATCATCGACGGCTGGAAGCTGCGCGGCGGCATGTACTGGCCCCAGGCACACACCAACGTCATCCGCCGCCTGCTGACCATGAGCAAGCGCGGCACCGAGGTGATCTATGTCACCGGCAACCACGACGAATTCCTGCGCCGTTATTCGAAGCTGATCCTGGGCAATATCCAGTTGGTGGACGAGGCGGTGCACGTCACAGCCGACGGCCGGCACCTGCTGGTGATCCATGGCGACCAGTTCGATGTCATCACCCGCTACCATCGCTGGCTGGCCTTTCTCGGCGACTCGGCCTACGAGTTCACCCTGACCCTCAATCGCTGGCTGAATCACTGGCGGGCGCGCTACGGCTACGGTTACTGGTCGTTGTCGGCCTACCTCAAGCACAAGGTCAAGACCGCGGTCAGCTTTATCAGCGACTTCGAGGAAGCCATCGCTCACGAATGCGTGAAGCGCGAGTTGCACGGCGTGGTGTGCGGGCACATTCACCATGCCGAGATCCGCAAGGTCGGCGAGGTGGACTACCTCAACTGCGGGGATTGGGTCGAGTCGTGCACCGCCCTGATCGAGCATTGGGACGGCACCATCGAGCTGTATCGCCTGGCCGATGCCCAGGCGCGGGAGGCGCAGCGCAAGGCCGAACTGGCCAAGGTCGCGGAGCTGGCTTGAGGCTTTGGTCGCCTGATCTGACGTTATCGCGGGCAAGCCTCGCTCCTACAGATGCCGCGTACCCTGTAGGAGCGAGCGGCGGCGATCCGACTTGCCCGCGATAGCTTGCGCAGCAGGCCTCAGGCCGGTGCGTGTTCCTTTATGGCCGCCTTGTAGATCGAGCTTTTCGGCTGGGCGAACAGGCGTTCGAGCATGGGTTCGAAAAAGCTCAGGGGCAGGCTGTCGTAGTCTGGATCGAACGCCGCGGCGTCGTACTTGGCACAGAACTCGGCGGTCTGCAGATACAGCGGGTGGTCCTTGAATTGTTCGCGCAGGTGCCGGTCCATGCCCAGGTGATGGAAGAAGTAGTAGCCCTGGAAGATCCCGTGCTTCTCCACCATCCACAGGTTCTCGGGGCTGACGAAGGGCTTGAGGATCGCCGCGGCGATGTCCGGGTGATTGTAGGAACCCAGGGTGTCGCCGATGTCGTGGAGCAGGGCACAGACCACGTATTCCTCGTCGCGGCCGTCATGCCAGGCCCGGCTGGCGGTTTGCAGCGAGTGGGTCAGGCGGTCCACCGGGAAGCCGCCAAAATCGCCCTCGAGCAACTTCAGGTGCGCCACGATGCGCGCCGGCAACTGCTTGGCGTAGGCACTGAAGTCCGCGGCGATGATCGCCCAGTCTTCCTGGGTGCCATCCTTCATGTGGGTGAAACGGGCGTGAGCGTTCATCGGCCATCCTCTTGTTGTTTTTTGTGCAACGATGGGAGTCTATGCCCTGGATCCAATCCTGCACTGGCTGTGCAGGACGGCTTGCTGTCCGGCCAGGCCTAGAACGGCACCTTGCCGGTCAGCATGTCGCGGTACATGACGAAATCGCCCACAAGGCTGTAGAGCGGATGCTGGAAGGTGGCTGGGCGGTTTTTCTCGAAGAAGAAATGACCGACCCAGGCGAAGCTGTAGCCGGCCACCGGCAGGGCCAGCAGCAATAGCCAGGCGCCTTTGCCGATGGCGAAGGCGAGGATGAAGATCACCAGGGTCGTGCCCACGAAGTGCAGGCGGCGGCAAGTGCTGTTGCTGTGTTCGCTCAGGTAATACGGATAGAACTCGGCGAAGCTATTGAATTGCTTGATGTTATCCACGACTGCGATCTCTGTGGTTGTTGTTCTGCCAGCGGGATGCTCTGCGGGGAGCTTATTTGAGTCTAGAGTCATCAATGGCTGGGGCCAGTGACAATAGGCGCCACTTTAGTATCCTTGGGAAATCGGCCGTGGCATGCGGCTCATCATGTAAAAGAACCCACCATGAGCGAACGAACGACTTCTGCAAGCTGGGCGATGGGAATTGTCAAAGCTCTGGAGATGGACGGCCTGGATTGCCGTGCATTGTTCAAGCTGGTCGGGCTCGACTATGCCGCGCTGGACGACCCGGACGCACGCTTCCCCCAGGACTCGATGACGCGTCTCTGGCAGCGTGCGGTGGAGCAGTCCGGCAACCCGGCGATCGGCCTGAACATGGGCAAGGTGGTGCGACCGGCCTCCTTCAACGTGGCCGGGTATGCCCTGATGTCCAGTCGTACCCTGGCCGAGGGTTTCCAGCGTTTGGTGCGCTATCAGCGGATCATCGCGGAAAGTGCTGATCTGAGTTTCCGACTTTTACCTGAAGGTTATGCGCTGATTCTGACGGTGCACGGCGATCATCTGCCGCCGACCCGGCAAAGTGCCGAGGCTTCGCTGGCCTGTGCGCTGGCGCTGTGTGGCTGGCTGACCGGGCGTACGCTGCAGCCGCGCCAGGTCCTGATGCAGGGGGCGGTGCCGGTCGATCTGGAGCCCTACAAGCAG from Pseudomonas chlororaphis subsp. chlororaphis encodes:
- the recQ gene encoding DNA helicase RecQ, translating into MLEQAQRVLKDIFGYDSFRGRQGAIIERVASGGDALVLMPTGGGKSLCFQVPALLREGLAVVVSPLIALMDDQVATLEELGVAAAALNSTLSAEQQRDLAARIRRGEVKMLYLAPERLVQPRMLAFLQNLDIALFAIDEAHCVSQWGHDFRPEYLQLGQLAEMFPQVPRIALTATADKRTREEIVNRLHLQDAERFLSSFDRPNIFYRIVPKEQPRKQLLAFLSERRSDAGIVYCLSRKKVDEVAAFLCEQGFPALPYHAGLPSELRAYHQKRFLNEEGLIMVATIAFGMGIDKPNVRFVAHLDLPKSLEAYYQETGRAGRDGLPADAWMAYGLQDVLMLKQMLQNSEGDERHKRLEQHKLDAMLALCEETRCRRQTLLAYFDEDMPQPCGHCDNCVDGVQTWDATEPARQALSAIYRTGQRYGVGHLVDVLLGKDTEKVRSFGHQHLSVFGVGKARSEGEWRSLFRQLVARGLADIDLEGYGGLRLSDSCRPLLKGEVSLELRRDIKPQTAAKSSTSQASQLVRGEEREQWEALRALRRKLAEEHGVPPYVIFPDSTLLEMLRSQPGSLAEMARVSGVGARKLERYGEAFLEVLGGQVEAPKVVADIRHELITLARAGMTPLQIAGQLQCSEKNVYTMLAEAVGKQQLSLEQALDLPEDLLGEIQDAFLDGEGELPSVSEVAELFAGRVPEGVLYCVRAALESEFEM
- a CDS encoding MarR family transcriptional regulator, giving the protein MPLTDQHRFGMQLAQMSRGWRAELDRRLAGLGLSQARWLVLLHLARFDEAPTQRELAQSVGVEGPTLARLLDSLETQGLVQRQSVVEDRRAKKIVLCAPALPLIEQIETIATALRSELFVGVDEEDMRVCMRVHAHILANLEKS
- a CDS encoding type IV pilus assembly protein FimV; its protein translation is MFQSLLAALRGFVGSSWVAKNRSLFLLPVLAALYSSLASAVGLGEITVHSALNQPLEAEIALVQAQGLEEGELSVSLATAGEFKQAGIERLPFLEDLRFTQVLQGERRVIRVVSSKPVNEPFLDFLLQVNQANGRQLREYTLLIDPPGSPEIVPVPLREVAKPEPAIATQAPSTAVKVSDPAAGQLAQALQANQQLQDQAQELRNTLQQRDEQLARQQQQLVELQRQLAEARSKPADHPAPAPGAATPTAASPPQPAEQAPETDEGSNPWLMLAALLLTAWLVVLVVRRRRQSAAVPEAQMAPESRPTRTLASAVTTVAAQESFRSTPPVAPVQPVAGDRLADREPSIDVDWDLIAPSEPSSAPASPTAAPAPFNADSIVWRLEEPDEPGSGTQAEAESKAKPQNVWPKLR
- a CDS encoding patatin-like phospholipase family protein, encoding MRRLLSCLLLCLLPVFLHAAEAPRPKIGLVLSGGAARGLAHIGVLKALEEQGVKIDAIAGTSMGAVIGGLYASGYKIDELEKLALSIDWQQALSDAPPREDIPFRRKQDDRDFLVKQKLSFRDDGSLGLPLGVIQGQNLALLLESMLAHASDTRDFDKLPIPFRAVATDIASGEKVVFRKGHLPRVIRASMSIPAVFAPVEMDGRLLVDGGMTDNIPLDVARDMGVDIAIVVDIGTPLRSRQQLATVVDVLNQSITLMTRRNSEEQLATLHKNDVLIQPPLASFGVTDFGRAQEMIDAGYRATRILDARLAPLRRAEPMDAELSAARTPSQRTPIITAIRVENDSKVSDDVIRYYIRQHIGEPLDLGRLQTDMGTLYGLDYFEQVQYRVVHKGNDHTLVINARGKRSGTDYLRLGLNLSDDMRGDSAFNLGASYRVNGINSLGAEWLTRVQIGDQQELYSEFYQPLDVGSRYFIAPYIGIESQNIEAVLDNDPIAEYRLERYGFGLNIGRQIGNSGEIRFGVGEAWGKADVRVGDQDLPSESFNEGYYELRYSFDSLDNVYFPHAGEDIGLSLRQFEPSLGSDKRYRQWEFKLDKALSSGPNTFILGGRYGRTLDEAEVVTSSFVLGGARQLSGFRQDALSGQNVSLMRGVYYRRLTPRSYLPLDFPLYIGGSLERGRAWNNDNEFDSGYINAASIFLGFDTPLGPLNFSYGINDDNQKAVYLNLGQTF
- a CDS encoding Rdx family protein: MSERKPEVVITYCTQCQWLLRAAWLAQELLSTFSDDLGKVSLEPATGGTFRITCDGVQIWERKADGGFPEAKVLKQRVRDQIDPQRDLGHNDRTQ
- a CDS encoding DMT family transporter; translation: MTPRTALGALHIGALMFGLTGVFGKLAAASPAIIVFGRAAFAVLALAFFARCASSIRWQRLQATDGWRLLLSGLLLAGHWVSFFIAVKVAGVAIATLGFASFPAFTVILEGLIFRERIRLNEIVLVALVSVGLVLVTPDFDLASEATSGLLWAVGSGLLFALLSLNNRASSARIPAVQAALCQNVVVALCLLPVAAPGLSEVRALDWLWISLLGIFCTGLAHSLFVASLAVIKARTAAVVFALEPVYGITVAWLLFNETPTLRMLIGGVLIILAIVVSSSLSGSSKKAPVAEVASH
- a CDS encoding helix-turn-helix transcriptional regulator codes for the protein MRPILTLRQYSHDLIVHSHEHAQLVFGLSGQLDFEVDGQGSQVVQQSFVVVPSGAHHACGSPNGSRCLVLDVPDEHWLLQSLGDHADASRRLLDNPGRLPLDTAQSQLVNWLAGSPVNDPLIAQQGAVLLLASLNQASPASVGGRRLPYAALNAHIDKHAAHPLQVADLAQIAGLSSARLHARFVAECGQTPMDYIRSRRLHMAAGLLRDSALPIGEIASRVGYSSQSAFAAAVLREFGVSPGKLRRATGQR
- a CDS encoding UDP-2,3-diacylglucosamine diphosphatase is translated as MTSAELARPSRKQRVRTLWISDVHLGTRDCQAEHLSQFLKGYHADRIYLVGDIIDGWKLRGGMYWPQAHTNVIRRLLTMSKRGTEVIYVTGNHDEFLRRYSKLILGNIQLVDEAVHVTADGRHLLVIHGDQFDVITRYHRWLAFLGDSAYEFTLTLNRWLNHWRARYGYGYWSLSAYLKHKVKTAVSFISDFEEAIAHECVKRELHGVVCGHIHHAEIRKVGEVDYLNCGDWVESCTALIEHWDGTIELYRLADAQAREAQRKAELAKVAELA
- a CDS encoding HD domain-containing protein, with the protein product MNAHARFTHMKDGTQEDWAIIAADFSAYAKQLPARIVAHLKLLEGDFGGFPVDRLTHSLQTASRAWHDGRDEEYVVCALLHDIGDTLGSYNHPDIAAAILKPFVSPENLWMVEKHGIFQGYYFFHHLGMDRHLREQFKDHPLYLQTAEFCAKYDAAAFDPDYDSLPLSFFEPMLERLFAQPKSSIYKAAIKEHAPA
- a CDS encoding DUF962 domain-containing protein; translation: MDNIKQFNSFAEFYPYYLSEHSNSTCRRLHFVGTTLVIFILAFAIGKGAWLLLLALPVAGYSFAWVGHFFFEKNRPATFQHPLYSLVGDFVMYRDMLTGKVPF
- a CDS encoding AraC family transcriptional regulator, yielding MSERTTSASWAMGIVKALEMDGLDCRALFKLVGLDYAALDDPDARFPQDSMTRLWQRAVEQSGNPAIGLNMGKVVRPASFNVAGYALMSSRTLAEGFQRLVRYQRIIAESADLSFRLLPEGYALILTVHGDHLPPTRQSAEASLACALALCGWLTGRTLQPRQVLMQGAVPVDLEPYKQAFHAPLVFNAPYDGLIFERADMEAPLPTANEAMARLHDRFAGEYLARFSESRVTHKARQALCRLLPQGEPKREAVAQTLHLSQRTLQRRLQEEGTSFQTLLDDTRRELAEQYLAQPSMTLLEIAYLLGFADPSNFFRAFRRWFDATPGEYRARLQESGAAVSDARMPEYTARIR